The nucleotide sequence AGCCTTATTCCAAACACTGGAATAGTGTCTTGTGTCTTCTGGGTCAATGCCATACTGTGGGTGACAATGGATTTCTCCCTCAATGCTTCTCTGCACAAACTTCTTGGCCAACAGACATGTTTTGTTGCTAGGCTTGGCCCTCACTTGCCTCATGAGCGGAAGGCCAAGGATTTTGGATGAGCTGTCTGGAAGGAATGTTGGGTTCAGGTCATTGTGTAACAAAGGCAGGAGCACACTGTGGAGCCATGTGTAGATATCTCCCAGCTTCATCACGGTGGCAAGACCCACGGAGAACTGATGGCGGATGAACTGGTTATAGTAGAAGCTGTCATTATGGCGCAGTGAGACAATGAGCAGCAGGAGAAGGGTCAGGAATATGAAGTGAGTCACAAGGTAGCTCAGGAACAAAAGGGACCTCCTCTtgatcctcttcttcctcctgagtattTGTATTTTGTCCTCGGTGATGGGCTGGTATATGCTCGAGCCTCGGAGGTAGTCCATGGCCTCGTGGAGCTGCTGCATCTCCTCTGGCGACATCTTTGTCTCCTGCAGCCTGATTTCTGTGTAGTGGTACTTGCTGGACCACGAGATGTTTTTACAGTACTTGGGATTTTTTGTCCTGGTGCCTGACACCAATAGAATCTTGCCTGGTTGTACAAGGAACACAGACTGGCAGAAAGAGCAGAGAGACGCAAAGAGCCACTCTACTGACTTGTCATAGCCATAAGTCAGGCCATAAAACACAATAAAGAATGATGATATGCCAGAAGTGGTAAACACCAAAAACCAGGCTATGTAAACACACCATCTGGGCAGGATAATCTGGGTCTTGTTTTTAACAGGCTCAGTAGTTTCCAATTGGGTAGAGGAAGCTTTCGAAGAGGCATCTTCACTGTCTTCTATGTTATTGTTACTGAAGTTTCTATTGGACTTTTGGGTGTCTGGGGCCATGCTGTCTGCTTTTTTACTCTTCTGGGAGGTTTTAGGGGCCCTCTTTGAAGACTTTGCCCTGGTAGCAGAGGTGGACTTGGCTTTGTTGGCGAGAGCCTCCATTTCATACTTATGCCATTTGTCCAATCGCTCTTTCCAGAAGAGACCTTCCTCTGACATCAGGGGGTGCTTCTGAGGTGCCACCTTGTCTAGATTCACTCGAGGTTCCTTCTGGGAATAGGTGAAGAAAAAGGTTATCAATAATTGCACGGGGATTGTGATTAAGACACTTTCGATTCCTATCATCATGGACCTGATGATACGCCCCTCTCTGGATTGGGTTTGCTCTTTTCTGTTCAGATTAAAAAACATGATATTACAAACGAGAGAGCTTAGCAACATGGCCAAGCAGCAAGACAGCCTCTGGAGCCTATTGAACGGTCTGGGGACAACATCAGTGAAAACAGAGAACCACATGTGGTTTTTGCCCAGCTTATGGCTCAGGTCAATCAGGAAGAAGTCTGTCCTTCTCAGAGGCTCATCCGGGTTGGTGACAGGAAATGTCGCATCCAACGTGGTGTCCACAGAGAGCCACTTTCGGCACACAAACAGCCAAATGCGTCTGCTGAAGAGATTTTCTACTTTGATGCGACTTAGGTACCAGCTAGGCGCTTTGCCTTCGTTGTCATGCCACACTCGGATGGAGTGGATGTCCCCCAAGTCATTTTTTGTCGTCAGGAGGAACGTGTTGATGCTTCCTCGGTAAAGAGTTCTAAAATATGGATGGCTTAAACAGTGCACATCACTGGTACTCTCTGCTCCCATAAGCTGGATAAAGACATTGGCTCTGGTTCCCGACCCCAAGCGACTCCCAGTAAAGATGGTAACCAGGTAGCATATGTTATCAAAAGGGTCGTTATCGGGCAGCACTACCACATGGTCCCGAAGATACTGATCCATCACATCCCTGTGCAAGGCCCAGAAAGCCAGAATAACATACAGGATCATGATGAAGATCACAGCCAGGAAGGTCGCAGGGTTCTGGTCAAGGTTTGTAATGACCTTTAGCTGCAGATCCACAGGGTTAGGGACCACGATCACCTTAGCCGTCACAAAGTGGGTGTGCAAATGAAGGTAAGCCATCCTGACAGAGGCCAGCTGCCGCCGGCTCCGCCCCACATTCCTGCAGACGCAGTGTGCTTTTCTCCACGTGGTCTTCTCGCCCAGCACACAGGTACCTTCTCGCCAATCACTCTGAATCCCGTACATGTCCAGACAGTGAACCATGAAGAGAGCAATTCTCACTAGCTTGTTAGTGGGCTTAAAGACAAAACGAGGTGCCTGCAGGACCATGGATATGTTATACTTGAATGAATGGTGGCGCTCAGCTATGATTCGAAGCAGGGATGAGGGCAGACAAACCACACGGGCCTCCTTGGTTGGACAGGTCGAGTCAAACTGGCCGTTCCACTTGACGATGGGAGGGATGTCATGAGGTACAAGGAAAGTGCCAACCAGATTGGTGGGGGTGACCTGACTGCCCGCATATATCAAGGCCTTGAACAACACTGTCACTTTGGTGACAATGTGGATCAGTACCCCTCCAGTGCCTCTGCTGTCCACCTCAAAGCTAATTCCACCTGTCGTTATCTTTGAGAACCCAGCACTGTCAATGCCTGGTCCCACCGTAAGGTTAAAACTCGCAAAGGTCAAATCTTTTCTGACAACGTACACTTCTGCTACGTCGGGTGTGATCTCTATGACACTACCgttgtctgtggctcctgtcatTCTGAACCCTACCACCTCTGCAGAAATGTTTTCCGGGTAAGTTAACCAAGGAAAGGGGTCATCGGTGAACTCACAAAACATCGTCGAAATTGGAGCGTTGGAAGGCAGACTGGGAACCCTGCTGGCATTCAGTGTCGCATGCAGGCAGTTTGGGCAGAGTGTCTCATTTCTGAAGACCTTAGCAACATGGGAATTTTCCACCTTCTCCACATACATGTTGAAGTTGCTGGTCCTCATTACAGTGGTTTCACTCCCTGGCACCTTGTTAGCCAGTATTGTGTCTGATAGGGCTTCGACCACATAGAAAGGATCTTGGAACACGTAGTAGGGGTTAATCAGCTTAAGAATGTTAGACAGACTGGCTAGGATGCCAGTGCCCACAATTTCAATGTGCCGGGAGTGAAAATATTGGTTCTTGCGTTGGTACGCTTGCAGGGCTTGGTTTGCTTGCCACAGTCGTAACGTGGCGCCCTCTGAAACTGCTTGACCAGAGCCAGAGGCTTCCTGGGTTAATTTGGtaatcaccatcaccacctggcagatCTCATCCAGGGTGCTCATGGCGGGCACAGAAGACTGATTGACAAGGTGCTCTAGGAGATGGGCTCTATCACCTTGGAGTTCCAACTCCCATTTTATGTTATTCAAGACAGAAGCCACCACATATATCAAGTAGCCTGCGGGTAGCCAGTCCTGCTTTTGAAACAAAGTGGAGAGTGGAGATGTTGGGTCTGTGGTGAAATTGAACAGCTGTTGTAAAATGGTCTTTGAGGAGTCCCTGACAGTAGGCACCTGTACAGTGGCATGCAAAGTCACCTGAGAAAAAGTCCCTAGTGAGTCATAGACCTGAGCATACAGCTTCAAACTGTAGTGGTTTGACATCACAcccacaggaagaaaaaaggcGGGCGTTGTGGACTGTGCCCCTAAATACGCGATGGGCCCCAGTGTCTGCTCTTCTACTGAACTGATTTCGCCAATGCTGTCCAGCTCAGCTACTATTATCTTATACTCAAGGGGGAGGTTCTTATCCTTAAAATCACTACATTCAACAACAAATTTAGTAACCATTGAAATCCCTTTAACTGGATCGATCTTGCACTTGCCAACCTGAGGGCCATGGTTCACGAAAAAGGGATGTCTCAAATTCAAGGTTGTCCCACTCCAAGATAATAGATGCAGAGAAACCCAAAACCCATTTTCCAAAAAATTCCTGAAGGCGAATGCTTTTATAGATAAATAAGCCCCATTTCTCCCGGTGACAGCTTGTCCTGCCCAGTCAAATATCACTTCCTGACCTGATCGAGACAAAATGGACCACCTATAGAAATCATGGCTGGCACAACCTGTGCAATCCAGAAACAGAGAGAATCTGTCGGACACAACTAAAGCCGAACCACAATTTTCAATGCATGAAATGTGCGCCCTGGGTGGAAGTCCTTTGAGTACCTGTACAGTCTTATCGGAAAAtgcagttctgttttgtttccggACTACCATTCTGAAGTAATACACACCGTTGCCCCTAAGAGTTTCTGGTGGAATGGTTAATACAGGGCCCACTGCCCAAGGCCAGTTCAGTGTATCCTGCTCTGGGTGACAGACATCCTGGGTGGTCACTGGTATGTAGTTGCCAACATAGTATCTAGGATTTGTGGTGCAGTACCAAAAAAAATGGAGTCCCGCCGTGGGGATGTCTGCCTCTGGGTCAGAGGACATGGTTCCATTCAGAATCAGTTCATCGGAGAAATTCACAGTCATGCTGGTGGCGCTGGGAAGAAGAACAGCTTTCAGGGGACGTTTTTTAACCCAAATGTAGATAATATCCGAGTCTGTCAGCGGGGGCAAGGTGGGATCCCACCTGATGATGGACAGCGTGAAGTTAAACACATACACCCCGTAAGGCAGGGCTGATTTGGGGATGTGGATGGAGGAAAACTTCATCACCCGCACACGTGGCAGGTGCACAGGATGGTTCCAGTCAGGCGTGTCGTTCACAGAGGCCACCGTAAAGTACAGCCAGCTCTTGCGAATGACCATGGCTTCAGGGCAGTCCCACGACATGGTGACGTTGAGGGTGAGTTCCTCTTTCCTGCTCAGGATAAGGGGAGCGTGCTTGTTTTTCCTGTTGATCTTCACCGGCTGCATGGCACAGGGGGCCCTCTGGCAGGACACCGTAGCCTTGGCGGCTGCGGGGTCCGAGGAGTTGGCTTTCAGGAGGACGCGTGCAGCTGCGCCCGAGGGACACCTACGGGGCAGCGTAGGGCCAGCGCCGCGCGGGGCTGTGCGCGGGGACAGGCCACCGGTGCCACCGCCCCGGACGCTgctctccgcgccctgccccagCCCCGGAGCTCCCCTGGGCACGCCCGGCCGCCCGCGAGGGCCAGGGGATGGCGGCAGGCGGCCCAGACctaggcccaggcccaggcccaggagcAGCAGCACGGGGCCCGGCCACATGGCTCCCCGCCAGGAGCTGCGGGGGGCCGCGGGGGCGCAACGGCCGTGACGCTGGGCTGGGCCGCCCGCGAGCGCACAGGGAGGGGCTGGGCGCGCAGCCGGCCGCGGGGCACCGCCGCCGCTCTGGAATAAGGCGGTCCACCAAGGGTCTGGGACTCGGACACCACAAGGCAATGAGTTTCCAGGGGCAGTGGATGCTCAGGAACtgtgggttttcaagacagtggATTTCCAGGGCTTAGTGAGTTTCAGGGACAGCGTGTCCCCAGGGGCGGTGGGTCCCAAAGGGCAGTGGGTTCCCAGGAACAGTGGGGTCTCAGGGCCATCAAAGGTCTCAGGATCAAGGAGAACCACAGAACGACTGCAGCGGCGTGGGAAGTCACAGAGCAGTGTGTTTCCAGGGGAAGTGGGTCTCGGGGAGTCTCAGGACCAAGGAGGATCACAGAGCACTGGGGCGTTAAGGACAGTGGCATTTccagaaaggcagaggcaaggtaGGTCACTATGAGCTGGGCAGCAGCCTGGCTCAAGACCGCTTCCTGCTGCCTCTTTTCTTCTCACGCTGGTGTAGGCTCCAGGATCAGGGCTTGCTAAATGAGGTTAAtcccgctccccacccccacctcttttctttttaaaactggacacaccaaaaaaaaaaaaaaaaaaaaagcttcttagCAGAAATTCCGCTCCCACGGGAAAACCAGTTCCAAAATACTGTAATCAGGAGGGCCTTGCCAGTGCCTCAGCCCACTCTGGGGGGACACCTgacacctgtttttgttttgttttgtttcttccctccacttttaaatatattgtttatttacttgtttgcttgtttgttttagacagcgTCCCTTCCCAAGAACCaactggccatcctcctgcctcagcctcctcagtgctaggctCACAAGAGTGTACCATCAAACCTAGCTAAAAACAACTAtgtgagccgggcgtggtggcgcacgcctttaatcccagcacttgggaggcagaggcaggcggatctttgtgagttcgaggccagcctgggctaccaagtgagctccaggaaaggcgcaaagctacacagagaaaccctgtctcgaaaaaaaaaaccaaaaaaaaaaaaacaaaaaaaaaaacaactatgtgATTTAGGAGAGGGAAGGTTATTGGAGATAAAACCTAGGGTCTCCAGAAATGGTAGCCAAGGgctgtatttcttcttcttcttcttcttcttcttcttcttcttcttcttcttcttcttcttcttcttcttcttcttcttcttcttcttcttcttccttagacctcctcctccccctccttctctgcctcctcctcctcttccacttcctTTAAATAAAACCAGTGTTTGGGGCTTGCAGTAAGTAGCGTTTGTTCCAGCTGCATTCTTACAACtctgtcttccctctcctctAGGAACTCAAGGCCTTTCTGCCACGGGACCTTGACAACATCATTTCCTCTGCCTGGAACGTTCTCTTTGGGttatctagtggctgctccttATTGGGCGACTGATCTCAGCTCAGCATTGTTGTTTGGAGCAATTATTCTGGCCAAAAGGACCACCCCATCCGTGATTGCTcatctttgttgtcaacttgacacatgtgggacagggagcctcagttgaggaacagCTTCCATCAGACTgctctatggggcattttctccattgctaATCGATGTAGTAAAGGGCCCAGCAACGTAAGCGGTACCATCCTTGGGCAGATAGGCctggaagcagcactcctctgtggtctTTGCCCGAGTTCCTGatctgactttcctcagtgatggactgggaTGTGGGAGTGTCAGCCAAATAACCTCCTCAAGGTGCCTCggtcctggtgtttatcacagcaacagaaagcaaactagaagtgTCTCCAATGTTCTTCTTCTGCTGTGAAGCTCCTTGACAAAGGCGACTTAGAGAAAAGCACTTcctgggggcttacagtttcaaaaagTCCATGCCATCATGGCGGGAATCATTGCAGCAGGAAGTCAAGCATGGCgctagagcagcagctgagagattATATCTGAACCATGaccatgaggcagagaaagagctaactgggaatgtcatgggcttctgaaacctcaaagctcaccctccagtgacacacctcttctaacaaggccacactccctaatccttcccaaacagttccaccaactgggaaccaagtattcaaatatatgcgcCTATGGCGGCCATCTTCATTCAACAACCACACCTAAGCACCCATTAACTCTGTCTCCAACCTTTTTTGTTCCACTGCACTGAAGATCTGAAAGGACACTTCCTTGATAGGAGCCAAGTCTTCTATTAAATGTAAacttgagctggagagatagctcagcagttaaaagcactagctgttcttccagaagacccaggtttgattcccagcacccacatggcagctcacagttgtctataattctagttcctggggatctaataagcctcttctggcctctacacaagGCATGCTACACATGCTACGAGGTGTGCACATTTACACTCAAGCAAAACAATCCCACACATAAAGATACTCAGCAGAAGGCCACaatctggggttttgttttgtttggagaccgggtctcactctgtagcccatactAGCCTAAAACTtgtgatctcctgcctcagcctccctcgtACAGGGATCACAGGCAGAAGCCACTACatctgatttttttcacttttccctcccctgtttcttctccttcctcctccttttccttctgttgtgttttttgttttgtttttgagggaggGATTGCAGCTCTAGTTATCCTgggactccctatgtagaccacgctggccctgaactcagagatccaccttcctctgcctcccctatTTCTGCTGAACTTTCCATTAGTAATAGTAAATGATGAATGGGGGGCCGAGACCAGCCAACTAGGAGCCAACAGAGTGGCTGCCCCCATGTGCAAGCGCCCCATCTGATAACAGGTTCTGGTGCAgccactgcctgacctccacAGGGCAAGCAAGGAGAAAGACTCCCATTCTGACCACTTGTCAAACCTTGCTGCTCTGTGCTCAGGGCTTCCTTTGCTCTCCGGAGACCACAAGTCCCTGCCTCCACCCACCTCACCAGGGACAATCCTTCCCAATGCTTTTCTTCTGTTGctgattctctctttctgtttttatatttattcatttatttattttggagacttACTGTGAAGGCCTGGCTCatttggaatttgttttgtagacaaggctggccttgaactcagatatgcTTGCCCCTGGCTCCTGAGTGTTGtgaaccaactcctgtaagttgtaCTCTGAACTGCAGGTGtgtcatggtgcacacacatacacacacacagataataaaattttttcaaaattcttttaatGAAGAgatttctgtttatatttgtgtgtggaggtggggatTGAATCCAAGGCCTCAAACATTAGGAAaggactctgccactgagctacagcccaagCGTTAAGATGTGCTTTAAATGGGAAAAGACAATATAGAaaattttgggggtttttttggttttggttttggtttttcaagacagagtttctctgtgtagtcctggctgtcctgaaactcactctgcagaccaggctggccttgaactcacagagatctgcctgcctctgcctctacagtGCTGGAATGGCCACCATCATCTGgccattttgttaaatattatctCACTGTGTGGTCACGGGAGGcccagaactcattatgtaatgTAGTAGGAAAGGCCCATAGGAGAATGTAGCTGTCAGTTTGGGCCCCATGAAATCTGTCAAAAAGAACATAACTGTCAGTTTGGGCCCTGCAAAATCTGACATAGTGAACATAGTTGTTAGTATGGGCCCCCCGAAATTTGTCAAGGAGAATGTAGCTGTCAATTTGGGCCCCACAAAATCTGAAAAGGAGAATGTAGCTGTCAGTTTGGGTCCTGCCATATCTGTCAAAGAGAAGGCAGCTGTCATTCAGTCATGTGCTGCTACCCcctctgctccaccaccaccGCTGGCAGCTACCCCTCCAATGCAGTATTCTTGGCGCAACCTACCCCAATACCAGCCTGCCTCAGGAGGGCTACTCTCCCACGGTGCCAGGTGTCTTACAACCCTCACAGCCTGTGCCACGTTCAGTCCGTAGGCCCATAGAAGTATTCCTAATCAATATGGGCCCAAATGCCGATGACCAGTCCTGGCTTCCCACCCCCATAGCTGATCTCCCCATCATCTGGAAGGCAGCCAATGAGTCAGGCTCAGATTTCTCCTACTTACATCAGGTCCTTGCTCAATGGTTGATGCAGTTACAAACATATTTCCATTGGTACCATTTGCTTAAAGCTGTGTTGGAGCCTGCAGTCTTTCTCAGTTGGAGATTAGTCTATGATGATTTTATGATGATCAGGCAGAATCCCAGGCCTGGACAAATATCTTGCTTAACATCCCAGTGACCTATGATATGCTCACAGGGCATGAGGAATATGTCCATCCTGTGCACCAGGCACAGACTGGTTTGAATGCCTATATTCAAGAGGTCTGAGACCTAAGCTCAAGGCCCTAAAAGGAGCTCAGCCCAGCCTACAAGCACTAGGTGTCTCTGCCAAGGAACATGCCCCTGGTGAGATGGAGAGATGATCCTATCTCCTTCCAATGGCAACCGCCAGCCCCCCTACTAAACCGTGAAAGAGggtatgtttgtgtttttcctcagagtgccACTACGCCAATATGGGTCCCAGAAAGAGATGTGTGCTTGGCCATAGATCAGCCTGCTTCCACCAAGGAAAAAATCACCCAGGATGGGTAATGTATGTATTcccctttcttgctctcattGCCCCTCTAAAGGCTGAAGACAATGGAGCCTTCCTTTTCCTCGTTTTATATGACACATTTGAGATGAGGAACATTAGTTTAGCAGGCCTAGAGCTAGCTAAATATATTAAGGGCCCATGGTCAGCTAAGATTCCATATTATCCATTACAGCTAACACATGACATTTTCCAATTAAATCACACAAGAGCACAGGTTATGGCCtttgactctttattttttttaaaggtttggcATGATATAAAGAGGCTGTTTGATCCCTCCTggatttcatttatgttttgacTGGCAGGGTGGTGCTTTtaagctttctccttttcaaagtGTCTCCTACACCACATCCAACAAAAACAGGTGGCCACTAAGGCAACTCTATAGGTGTTaatggctcttagacatccaactcatagccctccacaggaggttaagcatgcctggctttctgaaattGAAAA is from Peromyscus maniculatus bairdii isolate BWxNUB_F1_BW_parent chromosome 20, HU_Pman_BW_mat_3.1, whole genome shotgun sequence and encodes:
- the Pkdrej gene encoding polycystin family receptor for egg jelly; protein product: MWPGPVLLLLGLGLGLGLGRLPPSPGPRGRPGVPRGAPGLGQGAESSVRGGGTGGLSPRTAPRGAGPTLPRRCPSGAAARVLLKANSSDPAAAKATVSCQRAPCAMQPVKINRKNKHAPLILSRKEELTLNVTMSWDCPEAMVIRKSWLYFTVASVNDTPDWNHPVHLPRVRVMKFSSIHIPKSALPYGVYVFNFTLSIIRWDPTLPPLTDSDIIYIWVKKRPLKAVLLPSATSMTVNFSDELILNGTMSSDPEADIPTAGLHFFWYCTTNPRYYVGNYIPVTTQDVCHPEQDTLNWPWAVGPVLTIPPETLRGNGVYYFRMVVRKQNRTAFSDKTVQVLKGLPPRAHISCIENCGSALVVSDRFSLFLDCTGCASHDFYRWSILSRSGQEVIFDWAGQAVTGRNGAYLSIKAFAFRNFLENGFWVSLHLLSWSGTTLNLRHPFFVNHGPQVGKCKIDPVKGISMVTKFVVECSDFKDKNLPLEYKIIVAELDSIGEISSVEEQTLGPIAYLGAQSTTPAFFLPVGVMSNHYSLKLYAQVYDSLGTFSQVTLHATVQVPTVRDSSKTILQQLFNFTTDPTSPLSTLFQKQDWLPAGYLIYVVASVLNNIKWELELQGDRAHLLEHLVNQSSVPAMSTLDEICQVVMVITKLTQEASGSGQAVSEGATLRLWQANQALQAYQRKNQYFHSRHIEIVGTGILASLSNILKLINPYYVFQDPFYVVEALSDTILANKVPGSETTVMRTSNFNMYVEKVENSHVAKVFRNETLCPNCLHATLNASRVPSLPSNAPISTMFCEFTDDPFPWLTYPENISAEVVGFRMTGATDNGSVIEITPDVAEVYVVRKDLTFASFNLTVGPGIDSAGFSKITTGGISFEVDSRGTGGVLIHIVTKVTVLFKALIYAGSQVTPTNLVGTFLVPHDIPPIVKWNGQFDSTCPTKEARVVCLPSSLLRIIAERHHSFKYNISMVLQAPRFVFKPTNKLVRIALFMVHCLDMYGIQSDWREGTCVLGEKTTWRKAHCVCRNVGRSRRQLASVRMAYLHLHTHFVTAKVIVVPNPVDLQLKVITNLDQNPATFLAVIFIMILYVILAFWALHRDVMDQYLRDHVVVLPDNDPFDNICYLVTIFTGSRLGSGTRANVFIQLMGAESTSDVHCLSHPYFRTLYRGSINTFLLTTKNDLGDIHSIRVWHDNEGKAPSWYLSRIKVENLFSRRIWLFVCRKWLSVDTTLDATFPVTNPDEPLRRTDFFLIDLSHKLGKNHMWFSVFTDVVPRPFNRLQRLSCCLAMLLSSLVCNIMFFNLNRKEQTQSREGRIIRSMMIGIESVLITIPVQLLITFFFTYSQKEPRVNLDKVAPQKHPLMSEEGLFWKERLDKWHKYEMEALANKAKSTSATRAKSSKRAPKTSQKSKKADSMAPDTQKSNRNFSNNNIEDSEDASSKASSTQLETTEPVKNKTQIILPRWCVYIAWFLVFTTSGISSFFIVFYGLTYGYDKSVEWLFASLCSFCQSVFLVQPGKILLVSGTRTKNPKYCKNISWSSKYHYTEIRLQETKMSPEEMQQLHEAMDYLRGSSIYQPITEDKIQILRRKKRIKRRSLLFLSYLVTHFIFLTLLLLLIVSLRHNDSFYYNQFIRHQFSVGLATVMKLGDIYTWLHSVLLPLLHNDLNPTFLPDSSSKILGLPLMRQVRAKPSNKTCLLAKKFVQRSIEGEIHCHPQYGIDPEDTRHYSSVWNKAGKRSTDQSSNGFTYKPPGKKWVYHSYGVLNTYGSGGYTFDFFPEQPMFNSTLRLKELEGKNWLDEMTWAVIVDLTTLNPDASLMCSVSVVFEVSPLGIVNSSLSVYSFSLADFNRETSAEIYLYVAILIFFCAYVVDEGYVITQERASYFRSVYNLLNLALKCMFTLLIVLFFQKHLLATSMVRLYLSDPETFIPFHAVSRVDQFMRIILAFLLFLTILKTLRYSRFFYNVRLAQKTILAALPGICHMALMVSMYSFMYVAFGYLVFGQHEWNYSNMIHATQTIFSYCVSAFQNTEFSSNRVLGVLFLSSFMLVMICIFINLFQAVILSAYDEMKQPVYEEPSDEAEAITYLCDKLRSGFDFLTSRSRDKDQSEFFVDMMYGQPEKNSRRFLGLKTRNISGKKMVYLVV